From the genome of Deinococcus aerius, one region includes:
- a CDS encoding beta-galactosidase: MTERSTHLQLGSCDYPEHVPADRWATYARQQRELGLTFVRLAEFAWSRMEPRPGEYDWAWLDRAVEAYHAEGLRVVMCTPTATPPAWLIRAHPEILPYDAQGRVRDFGSRRHYDFASPVYREHSRRITRAVAERYGQHPAVVGWQTDNEFACHGTGRSYGGASAAAFPEWLRQKYGTLDALNEAWGNVFWSMEYSDWGQIRPPVLTVTEPNPSHILDYYRFSSDLIRDFQAEQVAILRELSPGRFVTHNFMIFESGFDHYEVARGLDFATWDNYPTGMLEFFAPSGTGEDVKTRYARTGHPDLIAFNHDLYRGVLGGRNGLGREGAGTPNGPWVMEQECGPVNWAPYNAQPAPGAVQLWTAQAWAHGADVVSYFRWRAATMAQEVMHSGLLGHDEQPTRGYEEVAALDLGQFPVGPVPARVALLHDYESLWLYDAQPHSASMSYWAQTVAYYSALRSLGVDVDVVSADADLSGYAVVVAPAITLMTPERAQRWADAVQGGTRLVCGPRTAFRTPSGQTWAEGQFGPLSSLVGAHLRQYDSLRPGLEDAVSGGYSARFWAESYRLEGAQATHTYRGGPLDGEPAVIRHGNVTVIGAHSEALIRDVLRGVLEEAGVPTTDLPEGVRLSHRAGVTLVQNWTGQPVEWQGRTLAPVSFEVIAGA, from the coding sequence ATGACCGAACGCTCCACCCACCTGCAACTCGGCTCCTGCGACTACCCCGAACACGTCCCCGCGGACCGCTGGGCCACCTACGCCCGGCAGCAGCGCGAGCTGGGCCTGACCTTCGTGCGCCTGGCCGAGTTCGCCTGGAGCCGCATGGAGCCGCGCCCCGGCGAGTACGACTGGGCCTGGCTGGACCGCGCGGTGGAGGCCTACCACGCCGAGGGGCTGCGGGTGGTGATGTGTACACCCACGGCCACGCCCCCCGCCTGGCTGATCCGCGCCCACCCGGAGATCCTGCCGTACGACGCCCAGGGCCGCGTGCGCGACTTCGGCTCGCGGCGGCACTACGACTTCGCCTCCCCGGTGTACCGGGAACATTCGCGGCGCATCACCCGCGCGGTGGCCGAGCGATACGGCCAGCATCCCGCCGTCGTGGGCTGGCAGACGGACAACGAGTTCGCCTGTCATGGCACGGGGCGTTCCTACGGCGGGGCGAGCGCGGCGGCGTTCCCGGAATGGTTGAGGCAAAAGTACGGCACCCTGGACGCGCTGAACGAGGCGTGGGGCAACGTGTTCTGGAGCATGGAGTACAGCGATTGGGGTCAGATTCGCCCGCCCGTCCTGACTGTCACCGAACCCAACCCCAGCCACATCCTCGACTACTACCGCTTCTCGTCGGACCTGATCCGGGACTTCCAGGCCGAGCAGGTGGCGATCCTGCGGGAGCTGTCGCCGGGGCGCTTCGTCACCCACAACTTCATGATCTTCGAGTCGGGCTTCGACCACTACGAGGTGGCGCGGGGCCTGGACTTCGCCACCTGGGACAACTACCCGACCGGGATGCTGGAGTTCTTCGCGCCGTCCGGCACGGGTGAGGATGTGAAGACCCGCTACGCGCGCACCGGGCACCCCGACCTGATCGCCTTCAACCACGACCTCTACCGGGGAGTGCTGGGGGGCAGGAATGGACTCGGGCGCGAGGGCGCGGGCACGCCGAACGGCCCCTGGGTGATGGAACAGGAGTGCGGGCCGGTGAACTGGGCGCCCTACAACGCGCAGCCCGCACCTGGGGCAGTCCAACTGTGGACCGCGCAGGCCTGGGCTCACGGCGCCGACGTGGTGAGCTACTTCCGCTGGCGGGCCGCCACGATGGCGCAGGAGGTCATGCACTCGGGCCTGCTGGGCCACGACGAGCAGCCCACCCGGGGCTACGAGGAGGTCGCCGCGCTGGACCTGGGCCAGTTCCCGGTCGGCCCGGTGCCCGCCCGCGTCGCGCTGCTGCACGACTACGAGAGCCTGTGGCTGTACGACGCGCAGCCCCACAGCGCCTCCATGAGCTACTGGGCGCAGACGGTGGCGTATTACTCGGCCCTGCGCTCTCTCGGCGTGGACGTGGACGTGGTGAGCGCGGACGCGGACCTGAGCGGGTACGCGGTCGTCGTCGCCCCGGCGATCACGCTGATGACGCCGGAAAGGGCGCAGCGGTGGGCGGACGCGGTTCAGGGGGGGACCCGGCTCGTCTGCGGCCCCCGCACCGCCTTCCGCACCCCGAGCGGCCAGACGTGGGCGGAGGGGCAATTCGGGCCATTGAGTAGCCTCGTCGGCGCCCACCTGCGTCAATACGACTCGCTGCGCCCCGGCCTGGAGGACGCGGTCAGCGGCGGCTACTCGGCGCGGTTCTGGGCGGAGAGTTACCGGCTGGAAGGCGCCCAGGCGACCCACACGTACAGGGGAGGGCCGCTCGACGGGGAGCCCGCCGTGATCCGCCACGGGAATGTGACGGTGATCGGCGCCCACAGTGAGGCCCTGATCCGCGACGTGCTGCGCGGGGTACTGGAGGAGGCGGGGGTGCCGACGACCGATCTGCCGGAAGGTGTGCGCCTCAGCCACCGGGCCGGGGTCACGCTCGTCCAGAACTGGACCGGTCAGCCCGTGGAGTGGCAGGGCCGAACGCTGGCTCCGGTGAGCTTCGAGGTGATCGCCGGGGCCTGA
- a CDS encoding ABC transporter substrate-binding protein, whose translation MKKTLLALTTLALASGALAADPPFPKAPSGKVTLEVWSWVPGLDKTVQAFEKAYPNIDVKVTNLGGGPQTYTKLRTALQAGSGAPDVAQIEYGFLPAFVDLGGLEDLSKYGANNYKKYFVPWTWGQVSPDGKAVFAIPQDTGPFAMVYRTDLLQKYGVAVPKTWAEYEKAADTVRQKSGGKVKFGNFYSTFAPWFMALAWADGGQFFRREGDGWVQTLNNPSAKKVLNYWYRLIKKGDVGTLQAFTADYWNAAGAGQVATNMEAAWGPGGYAGSLKDKSAGQWRAANLPQWTAGGTIRSGNWGGSSNVVTTQSKNKEAATLFALWLNLSQSAISNNWTNGGLFPASEAGLDLPVLHDKTKNPSKFFGGQDISSVYARASRGVNVNFQWAPWFPFVNDNFNKQMDLMLRGRLTPDQALDAWQRESLAEAKKQGYTVR comes from the coding sequence ATGAAGAAAACGCTGCTCGCCCTGACCACCCTGGCCCTCGCCTCCGGCGCCCTGGCCGCCGACCCGCCCTTTCCCAAGGCGCCCAGCGGCAAGGTGACGCTGGAAGTCTGGTCGTGGGTGCCGGGCCTGGACAAGACCGTGCAGGCTTTCGAAAAGGCCTACCCCAACATCGACGTCAAGGTCACCAACCTGGGCGGCGGGCCGCAGACGTATACCAAGCTGCGCACCGCGCTCCAGGCGGGCAGCGGCGCCCCCGACGTGGCGCAGATCGAGTACGGCTTCCTGCCCGCCTTCGTGGACCTGGGCGGCCTGGAGGACCTCAGCAAGTACGGGGCGAACAACTACAAGAAGTACTTCGTGCCCTGGACCTGGGGCCAGGTCAGCCCCGACGGCAAGGCCGTGTTCGCCATCCCGCAGGACACCGGCCCCTTCGCCATGGTGTACCGCACCGACCTGCTCCAGAAGTACGGCGTCGCCGTGCCGAAGACCTGGGCCGAGTACGAGAAGGCCGCCGACACCGTTCGCCAGAAGAGCGGCGGCAAGGTCAAGTTCGGCAACTTCTACTCCACCTTCGCCCCGTGGTTCATGGCGCTCGCCTGGGCGGACGGCGGGCAGTTCTTCCGCCGCGAGGGCGACGGCTGGGTGCAGACGCTGAACAACCCCAGCGCCAAGAAGGTGCTGAACTACTGGTACCGCCTGATCAAGAAGGGTGACGTGGGCACCCTGCAAGCCTTTACCGCCGACTACTGGAACGCGGCGGGGGCCGGGCAGGTCGCCACGAACATGGAGGCGGCCTGGGGTCCCGGCGGCTACGCGGGCAGCCTGAAGGACAAGAGCGCCGGGCAGTGGCGGGCGGCGAACCTGCCCCAGTGGACGGCGGGGGGCACCATCCGCAGCGGCAACTGGGGCGGCAGCTCGAACGTGGTGACCACCCAGAGCAAGAACAAGGAGGCCGCGACCCTCTTCGCCCTGTGGCTGAACCTCTCGCAGAGCGCGATCTCGAACAACTGGACCAACGGCGGCCTGTTCCCGGCGAGCGAGGCGGGGCTCGACCTCCCCGTGCTGCACGACAAGACGAAGAACCCCTCCAAGTTCTTCGGCGGGCAGGACATCTCCTCGGTGTATGCGCGCGCCAGCCGCGGCGTGAACGTGAACTTCCAGTGGGCGCCGTGGTTCCCCTTCGTGAACGACAACTTCAACAAGCAGATGGACCTGATGCTGAGGGGCAGGCTCACGCCCGATCAGGCCCTCGACGCCTGGCAACGCGAGAGCCTCGCCGAGGCCAAGAAGCAGGGGTACACCGTCCGCTGA
- a CDS encoding BMP family lipoprotein — translation MQKFLTFALATAVTAAATLAAAQGTIRVGMAFDAGGKFDKSFNQSAYEGSQRAKRTLGVQTKDFEPSDPSQTVQGIRSFANEGFDLTIGVGFANNASITQVAKENPDLYFGLVDDVSPAKNVASLVFNEEQGSYLVGYLAGLNTSTGVVGFVGGMDIPLIHKFEAGYTAGVKAANPKARVIAQYVGTTPEAWNNPGRAKEIAASMRARGTDIIFAAAGASGNGVIDYVKQTQCLKAANLPSGVKFSSNNFAKVTKSASYQRACAGNTRPMFFIGVDSNQNYLGDFDKNPATLNHGLTSMLKRVDNAVYALIKDVKEGKFKGGERRFGLKEGGVGYAVDQYNRALIPSSQVAKVEAAKAQIIAGKIKVPTK, via the coding sequence ATGCAGAAATTCCTGACGTTCGCCCTCGCCACTGCCGTGACCGCCGCCGCCACCCTCGCCGCCGCGCAGGGCACCATTCGCGTCGGCATGGCCTTTGACGCGGGCGGCAAGTTCGACAAGAGCTTCAACCAGAGCGCCTACGAGGGCAGCCAGCGGGCCAAGCGGACCCTGGGCGTGCAGACCAAGGACTTCGAGCCCAGCGACCCCAGCCAGACGGTGCAGGGCATCCGCTCCTTCGCCAACGAGGGCTTTGACCTGACCATCGGGGTGGGCTTTGCCAACAACGCCTCGATCACCCAGGTCGCCAAGGAGAACCCCGACCTGTACTTCGGCCTGGTGGACGACGTGTCACCGGCCAAGAACGTCGCCAGCCTGGTCTTCAACGAGGAGCAGGGCAGCTACCTGGTGGGCTACCTGGCGGGCCTGAACACCAGCACGGGCGTGGTGGGCTTCGTGGGCGGCATGGACATTCCCCTCATCCACAAGTTCGAGGCGGGCTACACGGCGGGCGTGAAGGCCGCCAACCCCAAGGCGCGCGTGATCGCCCAGTACGTGGGCACCACGCCCGAGGCCTGGAACAACCCCGGCCGGGCCAAGGAGATCGCCGCCTCCATGCGCGCGCGCGGCACCGACATCATCTTCGCGGCGGCGGGCGCGAGCGGCAACGGCGTGATCGACTACGTCAAGCAAACCCAGTGTCTCAAGGCCGCCAACCTGCCGTCGGGCGTGAAGTTCTCCTCCAACAACTTCGCCAAGGTGACCAAGAGCGCCAGCTACCAGCGGGCCTGCGCGGGCAACACCCGCCCGATGTTCTTCATCGGGGTGGACTCCAACCAGAACTACCTGGGCGACTTCGATAAGAACCCCGCCACGCTGAACCACGGCCTGACCTCCATGCTCAAGCGGGTGGACAACGCGGTGTACGCCCTGATCAAGGACGTGAAGGAGGGCAAGTTCAAGGGTGGCGAGCGCCGCTTCGGCCTGAAGGAGGGCGGCGTGGGCTACGCGGTTGACCAGTACAACCGCGCCCTGATCCCCAGCAGCCAGGTCGCCAAGGTCGAGGCCGCCAAGGCCCAGATCATCGCGGGCAAGATCAAGGTGCCCACCAAGTAA
- a CDS encoding carbohydrate ABC transporter permease, giving the protein MKAPRIVPWLFLAPFLLLFTAFYVAPVVYAGYLSLFIKKRGAFGPARDVFGGLANYVRAFQDTDFLASLVNILKFGLVQVPLMIVLATALALILDGVKGRAQGFFRTAFYLPYTIPSVIAGLLWGYLYSKNLSPFNQITGLQTDFLSSSVVLWSIANIVTWTWTGYNMITLYAALQNIPGDLYEAARIDGASSWTLTRYIKLPLLKPSLLLVLIFSIIGTMQIFAEPFVLRPLGYVPDNITPNTYLYLVASRDGNFSYAATLAILLAVFTFLLSAVFLRFTRRGGEL; this is encoded by the coding sequence GTGAAGGCGCCGCGCATCGTCCCGTGGCTGTTCCTGGCCCCCTTTCTGCTGCTCTTCACCGCGTTCTACGTGGCCCCGGTCGTGTACGCCGGGTACCTCAGCCTCTTCATCAAGAAGCGCGGCGCGTTCGGCCCGGCCCGCGACGTGTTCGGCGGCCTCGCCAACTACGTCCGGGCGTTTCAGGACACCGACTTCCTCGCCAGCCTGGTGAACATCCTCAAGTTCGGCCTGGTTCAGGTCCCGCTGATGATCGTGCTCGCCACGGCGCTCGCCCTGATCCTCGACGGGGTGAAGGGCCGCGCGCAGGGCTTTTTCCGCACCGCCTTTTACCTGCCCTACACCATCCCCAGCGTGATCGCGGGCCTGCTGTGGGGCTACCTCTACTCCAAGAACCTCTCGCCGTTCAACCAGATCACCGGGCTCCAGACGGACTTCCTGTCGAGCAGCGTGGTGCTGTGGAGCATCGCCAACATCGTCACGTGGACGTGGACGGGCTACAACATGATTACGCTCTACGCCGCCCTCCAGAACATCCCCGGCGACCTGTACGAGGCCGCGCGCATCGACGGCGCGTCGAGCTGGACGCTGACCCGCTACATCAAGCTGCCGCTGCTCAAGCCCAGCCTGCTCCTCGTCCTGATCTTCTCCATTATCGGGACGATGCAGATTTTCGCGGAGCCCTTCGTGCTGCGGCCCCTGGGGTATGTGCCCGACAACATCACCCCGAACACGTACCTGTACCTCGTGGCGAGCCGCGACGGGAACTTCAGCTACGCGGCGACGCTCGCCATCCTGCTCGCGGTGTTCACGTTCCTGCTGAGCGCCGTGTTCCTGCGCTTCACCCGCCGGGGAGGTGAGCTGTGA
- a CDS encoding carbohydrate ABC transporter permease, with amino-acid sequence MTISQTTQARPQSRRLRPPRFTALQLLALGLFAVYSLLPLWWVLVTISKDNGQLFSTFGLWFAAPGHLAENWHTLVTRQDGIFVRWLLNSVLYAGASAIGSMFVSAAAGYAFSAYDFRGKNALFALILATIMVPGTALVLPLFLMMQKLALLNTYWAVILPALVNPFGLYLMRLFWDAGFPRELMEAARIDGAGDWTIFRQLGLPLVRGGLVTVGLFAFVGAWNNFFLPLVVVNRSELFPLTLGLSIWNQTSSSSGQEPLYTVIVLGALISILPLLLAFLTLGRYWQGGLATGAVKG; translated from the coding sequence GTGACGATCTCCCAGACCACGCAAGCCAGGCCCCAGTCCCGCCGCCTGCGCCCGCCGCGCTTCACGGCGCTGCAACTGCTCGCGCTGGGCCTCTTTGCCGTGTACTCGCTGCTGCCGCTGTGGTGGGTGCTCGTGACGATCTCCAAGGACAACGGGCAACTGTTCTCCACCTTCGGGCTGTGGTTCGCGGCGCCGGGGCACCTCGCCGAGAACTGGCACACGCTCGTCACCCGCCAGGACGGCATCTTCGTGCGCTGGCTGCTGAACAGCGTCCTGTACGCGGGGGCGTCGGCCATCGGCAGCATGTTCGTCAGCGCGGCGGCGGGGTACGCCTTCAGCGCCTACGACTTCCGGGGCAAGAACGCCCTCTTCGCCCTGATCCTCGCCACGATCATGGTGCCGGGCACCGCGCTCGTGCTGCCCCTCTTCCTGATGATGCAGAAGCTGGCGTTGCTGAACACGTACTGGGCGGTGATCCTGCCCGCGCTCGTGAACCCGTTCGGGCTGTACCTGATGCGCCTGTTCTGGGACGCGGGCTTTCCGAGAGAACTGATGGAGGCGGCGCGCATCGACGGGGCGGGTGACTGGACGATCTTCCGGCAGCTCGGCCTGCCGCTGGTGCGGGGCGGGCTGGTTACGGTAGGCCTGTTCGCCTTCGTGGGTGCCTGGAACAATTTCTTCCTGCCGCTCGTCGTGGTGAACCGCAGCGAACTGTTCCCCCTCACGTTAGGGCTGAGCATCTGGAACCAGACGAGCAGTTCCAGCGGGCAGGAACCGCTGTATACCGTGATCGTGCTGGGGGCGCTCATCTCCATCCTGCCGCTGCTCCTCGCCTTCCTGACGCTCGGGCGGTACTGGCAGGGCGGCCTCGCCACGGGCGCCGTAAAGGGTTGA
- the ligA gene encoding NAD-dependent DNA ligase LigA, translating to MSQPAPEVQVTLDRYQALRAEVEYHARAYHERDAPEIPDDVYDRMVRDLRAIEEAHPEWVGEDTPTQAVGGAPSSTFQPVNHPTPMTSLDNVFDDEELAGWQEKLARALNLPPDYDGFTYTGELKIDGLSVNLYYVDGVLQWAATRGNGVTGEMVTEQVLTVPGIPRELPGLTGELEVRGEVYMSRAEFAAYNARAEELGLPLLKNPRNGAAGALRQKDPEVTRTRNLRALFYALGKREGVPVRSQAEVLAWLEGQGFPVSRYSEKVTGLEAAADYHRRMTAQRASFEFDADGTVLKLDPLNLQAEAGFTSRAPRWAIAYKFPVEEVETVLESITINVGRTGKLAPLAHLSPRLIEGSTVSKATLHNEDYIRDMDLRIGDTVVVRKSGGVIPQIMRVVLEKRPEGAQPYAFPTHCPECGHEAVRAEGDANTYCPNPACPAQSFERLRYFVSRGAMDVRGIGEKLIEQLLAVGLVKDAADLYILNAEQLAALERSGEKKASNILAQLEASKTRPLWRLINALGISHVGERNAQALARAFGTLDALLAATPEQIEDVPGMGGILAQSVTAALADENMRDLIRRLREYGLNPVEETAPRGDALAGLSFVLTGSLSRPREEVKAQLEAAGGRVTGSVTKKTSYLVAGEEAGSKLDRARELGIAVLDEAGLAALLAERGVVGG from the coding sequence ATGAGTCAGCCCGCCCCCGAGGTTCAGGTTACCCTCGACCGGTACCAGGCCCTGCGCGCCGAGGTCGAGTACCACGCCCGCGCCTACCACGAGCGGGACGCGCCGGAAATCCCCGACGACGTGTACGACCGGATGGTGCGCGACCTGCGGGCCATCGAGGAGGCGCACCCGGAGTGGGTGGGGGAGGACACGCCCACCCAGGCGGTCGGCGGCGCCCCCAGTTCCACCTTCCAGCCCGTGAACCATCCCACCCCCATGACCAGCCTCGACAACGTGTTCGACGACGAGGAACTGGCGGGGTGGCAGGAGAAGCTGGCCCGCGCGCTGAACCTCCCCCCCGACTACGACGGCTTCACGTACACGGGGGAACTCAAGATCGACGGCCTGAGCGTCAACCTGTACTACGTGGACGGGGTGCTCCAGTGGGCCGCCACGCGCGGCAATGGCGTGACCGGTGAGATGGTGACCGAGCAGGTTTTGACTGTTCCCGGCATTCCCCGCGAGTTGCCGGGGCTCACGGGCGAGCTGGAGGTGCGCGGCGAGGTGTACATGAGCCGGGCGGAATTCGCCGCCTACAACGCCCGCGCCGAGGAACTGGGCCTGCCGCTGCTGAAAAACCCCCGCAACGGCGCTGCGGGGGCGCTGCGCCAGAAGGACCCGGAGGTGACCCGGACGCGCAACCTGAGGGCCCTCTTCTATGCCCTGGGCAAGCGGGAAGGCGTTCCCGTCCGCTCCCAGGCCGAGGTGCTGGCGTGGCTGGAGGGACAGGGCTTCCCCGTCAGCCGCTACAGCGAGAAGGTGACCGGGCTGGAGGCCGCCGCCGACTACCACCGCCGCATGACCGCTCAGCGCGCCAGCTTCGAGTTCGACGCGGACGGGACGGTCCTCAAGCTCGACCCCCTGAACCTCCAGGCCGAGGCGGGCTTCACCAGCCGCGCCCCCCGCTGGGCCATCGCCTACAAGTTCCCGGTGGAGGAGGTCGAGACGGTGCTGGAGAGCATCACGATCAACGTGGGCCGCACCGGGAAACTCGCGCCGCTCGCGCACCTCTCGCCCCGGCTGATCGAGGGGAGCACGGTCAGCAAGGCCACCCTGCACAACGAGGATTACATCCGGGACATGGACCTGCGGATCGGGGACACGGTGGTGGTCCGCAAGTCGGGCGGCGTGATTCCCCAGATTATGCGCGTGGTGCTGGAGAAGCGGCCCGAGGGTGCCCAGCCCTACGCCTTCCCCACCCACTGCCCCGAGTGCGGCCACGAGGCGGTGCGGGCGGAGGGGGACGCGAACACCTACTGCCCCAACCCGGCCTGCCCCGCCCAGAGTTTCGAGCGCCTGCGTTACTTCGTTTCGCGCGGCGCGATGGATGTGCGCGGCATCGGGGAGAAGCTGATCGAGCAGCTCCTCGCCGTGGGCCTCGTGAAGGACGCCGCCGACCTCTACATCCTGAACGCGGAACAACTCGCGGCCCTGGAGCGCAGCGGTGAGAAGAAGGCGTCGAACATCCTCGCGCAATTGGAGGCGAGCAAGACGCGGCCCCTGTGGAGACTCATCAACGCGCTGGGGATCAGCCATGTCGGGGAACGGAATGCCCAGGCGCTCGCCCGCGCCTTCGGCACCCTCGACGCCCTGCTCGCCGCTACCCCCGAGCAGATCGAGGATGTGCCCGGGATGGGCGGCATTCTGGCCCAGAGCGTGACCGCCGCCCTGGCCGATGAGAACATGCGTGACCTGATCCGCCGCCTGCGCGAGTACGGCCTGAACCCGGTGGAGGAGACGGCCCCGCGCGGCGACGCCCTCGCCGGGCTGAGCTTCGTCCTGACTGGCTCCCTCTCCCGCCCCCGCGAGGAGGTCAAGGCGCAGCTCGAGGCGGCTGGAGGTCGAGTCACCGGCAGCGTGACCAAAAAGACCAGCTACCTCGTGGCGGGCGAGGAGGCGGGCAGCAAGCTCGACCGTGCCCGCGAATTGGGGATCGCGGTGCTGGACGAGGCGGGGCTCGCGGCGCTCCTGGCAGAGCGGGGAGTGGTGGGTGGGTAG
- the nusB gene encoding transcription antitermination factor NusB: MTRRRERGQQPVGTRRAAREFAFRVLFEAERGALPLDAVFTRAEGAMREGDDTFPPLNEEALAFARQLVDGLSQHRPDVDATLKRTIRGWDFEQMAQTDLNVLRLATFELMYTPEPHPPVIESAVRIARKFGGEESGRFVNGVLGGLSRSLGKDTRAAEDRAGE; the protein is encoded by the coding sequence TTGACCCGCAGGAGAGAACGGGGCCAGCAGCCCGTCGGCACCCGCCGCGCCGCCCGCGAGTTCGCCTTTCGCGTCCTGTTCGAAGCCGAACGGGGCGCCCTGCCCCTGGACGCCGTGTTCACCCGCGCCGAGGGGGCCATGCGCGAGGGCGACGACACCTTTCCGCCGCTGAACGAGGAGGCGCTGGCCTTCGCCCGCCAGCTTGTGGACGGCTTGAGCCAGCATCGCCCCGACGTGGACGCGACCCTGAAGCGCACCATCCGGGGCTGGGACTTCGAGCAGATGGCCCAGACCGACCTGAACGTGCTGCGCCTCGCCACCTTTGAACTGATGTATACGCCCGAGCCCCACCCCCCGGTCATCGAGAGCGCCGTGCGCATCGCCCGCAAGTTCGGCGGCGAGGAGTCGGGCCGCTTCGTGAACGGCGTGCTGGGCGGGCTGAGCCGCAGCCTGGGCAAGGACACCCGCGCCGCCGAGGACAGGGCCGGGGAGTGA
- a CDS encoding divergent PAP2 family protein codes for MTTPLEDLLGNRWLWTAILASTGAQVLKVLLILLLERRWRPAAFMETGGMPSSHSAMVAALTTGVALEFGLGSPLFAASAVFTLIVMYDATGVRHSSGMQARLLNELVEELRAVVREGFAPLPLRVLLGHTYLEVLVGTLIGIGMAFVAFRVL; via the coding sequence GTGACGACCCCCCTCGAAGACCTTCTCGGGAACCGCTGGCTGTGGACGGCCATCCTGGCCTCGACCGGCGCGCAGGTGCTCAAAGTCCTGCTGATCCTGCTGCTCGAACGCCGCTGGCGCCCCGCCGCCTTCATGGAGACGGGCGGGATGCCCAGCAGCCACTCGGCGATGGTGGCCGCCCTGACCACCGGCGTGGCGCTGGAGTTCGGCCTGGGCAGCCCCCTCTTCGCCGCCAGCGCCGTCTTCACCCTCATCGTGATGTACGACGCGACGGGCGTGCGCCACTCCAGCGGCATGCAGGCCCGGCTCCTGAACGAACTCGTCGAGGAGCTGCGCGCCGTCGTCCGCGAGGGCTTCGCGCCCCTGCCCCTCCGGGTGCTGCTGGGCCACACCTACCTGGAGGTGTTGGTGGGCACCCTGATCGGCATCGGAATGGCGTTCGTGGCCTTCCGGGTGCTGTGA
- a CDS encoding Asp23/Gls24 family envelope stress response protein yields MDVEISKSVLTDIAATTLEGIEGIEVAHAALKVGEVLRQQGGARRPRALRVTREGQTVSIDVGLNVEYGRNLVGLAHQAQRSVCENVELMTGLKVKAVNVTVLGVTLPKGASA; encoded by the coding sequence ATGGACGTAGAGATCAGCAAGAGTGTCCTGACGGACATCGCCGCCACGACGCTGGAGGGCATTGAGGGCATCGAGGTCGCGCACGCGGCGCTCAAGGTCGGTGAGGTGCTGCGCCAGCAGGGCGGCGCCCGCCGCCCCCGCGCCCTGAGGGTCACGCGCGAGGGCCAGACCGTCAGCATCGACGTGGGCCTGAACGTGGAGTATGGGCGCAACCTCGTCGGTCTGGCCCACCAGGCGCAGCGCTCGGTGTGCGAGAACGTGGAACTCATGACCGGCCTGAAGGTGAAGGCCGTGAACGTGACCGTGCTGGGCGTGACCCTGCCCAAGGGGGCCTCCGCTTGA
- a CDS encoding bifunctional 5,10-methylenetetrahydrofolate dehydrogenase/5,10-methenyltetrahydrofolate cyclohydrolase, protein MTARPLPGAPAAEALLAETAARAARLPNPPHLVMVRLGEDPASVSYVRGKDRKAREVGLSSTVHALPETTSQAELLDLIARLNADDAVNGILVQLPLPAHVSEQAVLHAIDPRKDVDGFHPLNVGELWAGRPALRPCTPAGILYLLDHYGLAIAGQRAVVVGRSHIVGRPLAALLLERDATVTIAHSRTRDLGAVTREADLLLVAVGRAHLITPEMVKPGATVIDVGINRVPGEGGGKAHLTGDVHPDVAEVAGALTPVPGGVGPMTIAQLLANTASAAEMQASRLLSR, encoded by the coding sequence GTGACCGCCCGCCCCCTCCCCGGCGCCCCCGCCGCCGAGGCGCTGCTCGCCGAAACCGCCGCCCGCGCCGCCCGCCTCCCCAACCCGCCGCATCTGGTGATGGTCCGGCTGGGCGAGGACCCCGCCAGCGTGAGCTACGTGCGCGGCAAGGACCGCAAGGCGCGCGAGGTCGGGCTGAGCAGCACCGTCCACGCCCTGCCTGAGACGACCAGCCAGGCGGAACTGCTGGACCTCATCGCCCGGTTAAATGCCGACGACGCGGTGAACGGCATCCTCGTCCAGCTTCCCCTCCCCGCCCACGTGAGTGAGCAGGCGGTGCTGCACGCCATCGACCCGCGCAAGGACGTGGACGGCTTTCACCCCCTGAATGTGGGAGAGCTGTGGGCTGGGCGCCCCGCCCTGAGACCCTGCACGCCCGCCGGAATCCTGTACCTGCTGGACCATTACGGCCTTGCTATCGCCGGGCAGCGGGCGGTCGTCGTGGGCCGCAGCCATATTGTGGGGCGGCCCCTGGCGGCGCTTCTGCTGGAGCGCGACGCGACGGTGACCATCGCCCACAGCCGCACCCGCGACCTGGGGGCCGTGACGCGCGAGGCTGACCTCCTGCTCGTCGCGGTGGGGCGAGCCCACCTGATCACGCCCGAGATGGTGAAGCCCGGCGCGACCGTGATCGACGTGGGCATCAACCGCGTGCCCGGTGAGGGGGGCGGCAAGGCGCACCTGACGGGGGATGTTCACCCGGACGTGGCGGAGGTCGCGGGAGCGCTGACTCCCGTGCCGGGTGGCGTCGGCCCCATGACCATCGCGCAGCTTCTCGCCAACACCGCCTCGGCGGCCGAGATGCAGGCGAGCCGTCTCCTCTCGCGCTAG